In one Fibrobacter sp. UWR3 genomic region, the following are encoded:
- a CDS encoding class I SAM-dependent RNA methyltransferase — translation MFFEQAIAHQIPGYTKEADSLHGESLAMLDYKDELKVKNDAIQEFWDVNRLAGNPQKVIASPMPRGYRTTSKRRVYMQPGNLQFDRQESMLEPEEHNKIYDFLFEKLITPAYKPLAYALNWIIIRGTYQYRVVIFNIKKIDASIVRKLKLISDALKESPLHVTAAHAYVDTTESDYYLESKRPTEGLNFKQLYGPRELSLNLGHFSLRYPVTGFSQINESQIHNLIKAASRMLSLGKEDHFLDLYCGYGLFSFALGEAAKDVLGVEWEGPSIDCAKASAKHLKKNYRFIAGKIDEMFVQTRLPKPVLNEPEKILLDPPRKGCEPGVIHALAMRKPIRVAHVFCGTDEIPASLKEWERYGYRVREVQPLDLFPGTPHLETIVMLERK, via the coding sequence ATGTTTTTCGAACAAGCCATCGCACACCAGATTCCGGGCTACACCAAGGAGGCCGACTCACTCCACGGCGAATCGCTCGCCATGCTCGACTACAAGGACGAGCTGAAGGTCAAGAACGACGCCATCCAGGAATTCTGGGACGTGAACCGCCTTGCCGGCAACCCACAGAAGGTTATCGCGAGCCCCATGCCCCGCGGGTACCGCACCACGAGCAAGCGCCGTGTGTACATGCAGCCGGGCAACCTGCAGTTCGACCGCCAGGAATCGATGCTCGAACCCGAGGAACACAACAAGATTTACGACTTCCTGTTCGAGAAGCTGATTACGCCCGCGTACAAGCCGCTCGCCTACGCGCTCAACTGGATTATCATCCGCGGCACGTACCAGTACCGCGTGGTGATTTTCAACATCAAGAAGATTGACGCGAGCATCGTACGTAAACTCAAGTTGATTTCGGACGCACTGAAGGAATCGCCCCTCCACGTGACCGCGGCGCACGCCTACGTGGACACGACCGAATCGGACTACTACCTGGAATCGAAGCGCCCCACCGAAGGGCTCAACTTCAAGCAGCTCTACGGCCCGCGCGAACTCAGCCTGAATCTCGGGCACTTCAGCCTGCGCTACCCCGTCACGGGATTCAGCCAAATTAACGAGAGCCAGATTCACAACCTCATCAAGGCGGCGAGCCGCATGCTCAGCCTCGGCAAGGAAGACCACTTCCTGGACCTGTACTGCGGTTACGGCCTGTTCAGCTTTGCGCTCGGCGAAGCCGCCAAGGACGTTCTAGGCGTGGAATGGGAAGGCCCGTCCATCGACTGCGCGAAGGCTTCCGCAAAGCACCTGAAGAAAAACTACCGCTTTATCGCGGGCAAAATCGACGAGATGTTCGTACAAACTAGACTCCCGAAGCCGGTACTGAACGAGCCCGAAAAAATCCTGCTCGACCCGCCCCGCAAGGGCTGCGAACCCGGCGTGATTCACGCGCTCGCGATGAGGAAGCCTATCCGCGTGGCACACGTGTTCTGCGGCACCGACGAGATTCCCGCATCGCTCAAGGAATGGGAACGCTACGGCTACCGCGTGCGCGAAGTGCAGCCGCTCGACCTGTTCCCCGGCACCCCGCACCTCGAAACCATCGTGATGCTCGAGAGGAAATAA
- a CDS encoding FISUMP domain-containing protein, with protein MIFNLHVKLLVLSVTSLLALSACDDDDSNFITPKSNEHETDVSSSSSTNSSSSHSDKTSSSSVLDSREDVEIMPSGTYDCSKYKCITTEFLNQDFLEAGKYGEFLDKRDGQVYKTIQIGDQVWMAQNLNFNALMSSCYNDSTEYCEKYGRLYTWMSAMDTARVFTTNAKGCGNERLCDPALILPAQGVCPEGWHIPSSEELGTLIKAVGGNRTSRNELQSKEGWCRGGGYYEGEDEFGFSAVATTDFSGSCGEDGGHITFFWSSSDVGFENAKTIYIAYNRANRSSDLEPKKNANAVRCVKGYAQKDTSWKENSYAVVPSGTYDCTKYKCVTTEYLNQEFLESGKYGEVLDERDGHVYKTIRIGEQVWMAQNLNYESVQEWFDPDPNHSSDVSDSGYCYNDVQDSCDAMGRLYSWARGRYLCPVRWRVASWTDWKKLLDFVGDEKSLFSQSVENGTDPYGFSARISAEGDGDGYSMRSGSTAFWTSTNDNGRYAYRMDLNGVGLHTGVAGIKYPVRCIENDPADPD; from the coding sequence ATGATTTTCAATTTACACGTGAAACTCTTGGTTCTTTCTGTCACGTCCCTGTTGGCGCTTTCCGCTTGCGACGACGATGACAGCAACTTCATCACACCGAAGTCAAACGAACACGAGACAGACGTATCCAGTAGCAGTTCCACGAACTCTTCGAGTTCTCATAGTGACAAGACCAGTAGCAGCAGTGTTCTGGATAGTCGTGAAGATGTAGAAATAATGCCTTCGGGAACATACGACTGTTCAAAGTACAAGTGCATTACGACTGAATTCTTAAATCAGGATTTTCTAGAGGCTGGCAAGTATGGCGAGTTTCTGGATAAAAGAGATGGCCAGGTTTACAAGACCATTCAGATTGGTGATCAAGTATGGATGGCTCAGAATCTCAACTTTAATGCTTTGATGAGTTCTTGCTATAATGATTCTACGGAATATTGCGAGAAGTACGGAAGACTGTATACATGGATGTCCGCTATGGATACGGCTCGTGTATTTACGACCAATGCCAAGGGATGCGGTAATGAAAGGCTTTGTGACCCGGCTCTCATTCTTCCGGCACAGGGTGTTTGCCCCGAGGGCTGGCATATACCGTCATCGGAAGAATTGGGCACTTTAATTAAAGCTGTTGGTGGAAATCGTACATCCCGCAATGAACTTCAATCAAAAGAAGGCTGGTGCAGGGGTGGTGGATATTATGAGGGTGAAGACGAATTTGGCTTTTCTGCGGTTGCAACAACCGATTTTAGTGGAAGTTGTGGTGAAGACGGAGGCCATATTACATTTTTTTGGAGCTCTTCTGATGTAGGCTTCGAGAATGCGAAGACCATATACATAGCTTATAATAGAGCGAATCGATCTTCTGATTTGGAACCCAAGAAAAACGCGAACGCTGTTCGGTGTGTTAAGGGATATGCCCAGAAAGATACTTCTTGGAAAGAAAATTCCTATGCTGTAGTGCCTTCTGGAACGTACGACTGTACAAAATACAAATGCGTTACTACGGAATATTTGAATCAGGAGTTTCTCGAGTCGGGTAAGTATGGCGAAGTCCTGGACGAAAGGGATGGCCATGTTTATAAGACGATTCGGATAGGGGAGCAAGTGTGGATGGCTCAGAACCTCAATTATGAGTCAGTTCAAGAGTGGTTTGATCCGGATCCTAATCATAGTTCGGATGTGTCAGATTCCGGATATTGTTACAATGATGTGCAGGACAGTTGCGATGCGATGGGGCGATTGTATTCCTGGGCGCGTGGTCGGTACCTGTGTCCAGTTCGCTGGCGTGTAGCATCTTGGACTGATTGGAAAAAATTACTTGATTTCGTTGGTGATGAAAAGTCCTTGTTTTCGCAGAGCGTGGAAAATGGCACTGATCCCTATGGATTTTCAGCGCGGATTTCTGCAGAAGGAGATGGCGACGGTTATAGCATGAGGAGTGGTTCAACAGCTTTTTGGACGTCTACAAATGATAATGGCCGATATGCTTATCGAATGGATTTGAATGGTGTCGGATTGCATACCGGTGTGGCGGGTATTAAATACCCGGTCCGGTGCATAGAAAATGACCCGGCGGATCCTGATTGA